Proteins encoded in a region of the Zea mays cultivar B73 chromosome 4, Zm-B73-REFERENCE-NAM-5.0, whole genome shotgun sequence genome:
- the LOC103653535 gene encoding uncharacterized protein — protein sequence MPSSIPPPPQNFLPLPSPGVGQSTRINLGEIKLKLVKRIGLERAKRYFEHLQRFLSLKLSKSLFDKFCLTILGDDNIQLHNHLVCSILHNACQASGPSTVSTPKSIGVAKNSNHVLSPTVPFSDIGDVLHHHVKDHYPRSRNAHVVQENGVVRLSKLKRFPQPHSELVELLSKRSRVENAYSNLSDPINSNCPGVSGREYVEAVAQHARGPIIAPLGVAFCSGHFGGNSKTLTLPSGASSDDSICCYDLGQLCDTSSLRQRMGRIAETEGLDAVSLECANSLNNGVDFYLKYLIGSCIELVRARSQHDRINHMALKQQLSQKLINGVQLQNQVHGQSATTCPQISSVSLQDFKALSETIPQLLGVNASLVLEKINSYN from the coding sequence ATGCCATCATCGATACCACCACCGCCACAAAATTTTCTCCCACTGCCATCACCAGGGGTTGGGCAGAGCACTCGTATTAACCTTGGGGAAATCAAGCTAAAACTAGTTAAGAGGATTGGTCTAGAGCGAGCAAAGAGGTACTTTGAGCACCTGCAGAGGTTTTTGTCTTTGAAGCTGAGCAAGAGTCTATTTGACAAGTTCTGCCTCACAATACTTGGTGATGATAACATTCAGCTTCATAACCACCTCGTTTGCTCAATTCTCCACAATGCTTGCCAAGCAAGTGGGCCATCGACAGTCAGTACACCTAAATCAATTGGAGTTGCCAAGAATTCAAATCATGTCTTAAGTCCTACAGTCCCTTTCTCTGACATTGGTgatgttctgcatcatcatgtcAAGGACCACTATCCACGAAGCAGAAATGCACATGTCGTCCAGGAGAATGGTGTTGTGCGTTTGTCCAAACTGAAGAGATTTCCGCAGCCTCACAGTGAACTTGTGGAACTACTGTCCAAACGATCACGTGTGGAGAATGCATATTCAAATTTATCAGACCCCATAAATAGCAACTGTCCTGGTGTCTCTGGTAGAGAATATGTGGAAGCTGTTGCACAGCATGCTCGAGGTCCAATAATTGCCCCACTAGGGGTTGCCTTCTGTTCTGGTCATTTCGGTGGGAATTCAAAAACCTTGACACTTCCCTCTGGTGCTAGCAGTGATGACTCTATTTGTTGTTATGACCTTGGTCAGCTGTGTGATACTTCATCACTGAGACAGCGTATGGGGAGAATAGCAGAAACAGAAGGGTTGGATGCTGTGTCATTAGAATGTGCTAATTCATTGAATAATGGAGTTGATTTTTACTTGAAATACCTTATTGGATCATGTATTGAGCTAGTAAGAGCAAGATCTCAGCATGATCGAATAAATCATATGGCACTAAAACAACAGTTAAGTCAAAAGCTAATAAATGGTGTGCAGCTCCAAAATCAGGTGCATGGTCAAAGTGCCACTACATGTCCGCAAATCAGCTCGGTTTCATTGCAAGACTTCAAGGCTCTATCAGAGACAATTCCTCAGCTGCTTGGAGTCAATGCATCACTGGTACTTGAAAAAATAAATTCATATAACTAA